TACTATCGCATCATCAGCCACCGTGCCGAAGGCGATTCCGCATTTGAAAAAACCGTTCTGCCGCCTGAACCTGAGACTTCATAGCCACAGGAACCCAAGCTCAAATCCTGCTTTCCGAAGCCCCTGAACGATACAAAGCGGACAGGATCGCCGCCAAACGCTGGAGCGAAGTCCGAGTCCGCGTTGAACTTGTGGCAGGTCCAGCAAAGGCCGTCGTCGATGGACGGGGATTCCGGGTGGGCGTCGGGATAGCAGGCAGTGGCCACGCCCATATTGGCTCCCCTTCCCTTACGAATTCCACCAGATCCGAGGCGTAGTGAAAGCCCCGCCAGATATCCGCCGGGTCCCGGTCCGCCATGTCGCCGCGCAGGGTCAGAATATTGTCTATGCCCGCGTCCCGCAGTCGGTCCA
This Desulfovibrio sp. Huiquan2017 DNA region includes the following protein-coding sequences:
- a CDS encoding methylenetetrahydrofolate reductase; the protein is MKIMAHLTCVGAERLGPADHLDRLRDAGIDNILTLRGDMADRDPADIWRGFHYASDLVEFVREGEPIWAWPLPAIPTPTRNPRPSTTAFAGPATSSTRTRTSLQRLAAILSALYRSGASESRI